The Candidatus Reconcilbacillus cellulovorans sequence TCGATGAAGCTTTGCGTGGGATCGGACTGTCGCTCGATGATGAAACGTTCCGCTTTGTGGAACTGTTGACGCCTGAAGAAGACGAGTGGTTCGGGACGAATCTGGCTGATCTGGAACCAGAACAATTACCGTTCTGGGCTCATGCCGTCGCCGAACGCAAGGAACAGCCGTCGATCGAATTTGCTACGGAGGATCTGCCCCGACCGCCGATCGTCACATTTTATTCGTTTAAGGGCGGGGTCGGCCGTTCAACCGCTTTGGTCGCGGCTGCACGGCTACTCGCTCGGCGCAGGCGGCGCGTCATTGCGGTCGATATGGACCTGGAAGCGCCGGGCTTGCCGGAACTGTTCGGCGTCAAGTGGCAGTCCGAACGTCAAAAGGCGGGCCTCGTCGAATTGCTGAACCGGCTTGAGACAGGTGAGAATGTCGATGTGCGCGACTATTTGATGGAAGTCGATGAAAATCTGTATCTACTGCCCGCCGGTCAGTTGCGGCCGTCGTATCTGGAACAGCTGCAATCGGTGGACATGCCGCGTTATTTCCGCCTCGCGGACAATCCGCTCGCCGCATTGTTCGACAGGCTTCAGCAGCTGGTGCCGAAACCGGATTTTATCCTAGTCGACGCACGAACCGGGCTGACGGATATAAGCGCGCCGCTTCTTTTCCGTTTCTCGGACGTGGCGATTATTGTGTTCCATCCTCATCCCCAGACGAAAGACGGGCTTGATCTTTTGGCGAAAGGCCTTTTGTCTTCCCGCAACCAGCGCGGTCTGACGCCGGAAATCCGGTTTGTCGCCGGCATGATTCCGCCGAGCGACGTCAAGAACCGGATCGTTGAGAGTCGGGCAAAAGAGTGGATCGGAGAATATGTCGATGAAATTTTGAAACGTTGGCAACCCGGCGGGGTGTCCGAGTTTGACCTGTCGGCCGACGACATTTTTTTGGCGGTGTCTTATAATGAACAGATTGCCTTTTCGGCCAGTCTCGGAGATGAACGATTGTGGAATCCATACGAAAAGATTTGTGACTGGATCGACAATCTTATCGAGTATCAGGAAGAAACAGAGAAAAATGGCGATCAAAACTGGATCGCACGGGTGAAAGAGTCGTGGCTGCATGCGATCAAGATCCAGACGGGCATCGCGGAAGACCAGCCCAACCTGCCGGATGTGTACGTGAAAACACCAGCCTACCGACAGGCGACGGATCCGTTGACGGCGTTGATTCTCGGCCGGAAGGGGACGGGGAAATCGGCGCTTTTCCGCATGTTGCAGGAAACGTTCGGTGATCAGTGTGTCGTGATTCGTCATTCGAAGCCCGAAAACGACAAAATTTTCCATATCTCAAAAGAAGATTTGCCGACTGTGGAGACCATGCTTCCGGAGCGGAACTGGACGATTTTCTGGAAGTTGTTCGTTCTCCTCAAGATATGCGAAAAATTTCGTTCCATGCTTCTATTTTTGTCGGATGAGGCGTTGCGGTCGTGGATCAAGGACAATTTGGAGCATTCAAATAAGAGATTCTTTTTAGAGAAGTTAGGTCTTCTTTTGAAAGAACCGTTTTTATCGTCGCGTCTTGACGAGACGTTCCGGCAACTTCACGAACGATCGGATCGACAGATCGTGCTGTTGTGGGACGGGCTTGACCGGGATTTCGGCATCGAAAGGGAACAAAAAGAAAGAAGAAGCCGTGTTTTGACAGGTCTATTTTATTTTTGGAATTCGATAAGTGATTTAGATAAATTACAGGCAAAGATTTTCCTTAGGAAGGATATTTGGGAGAAGATTGTTTTTGAAAATAAAAGTCACTTGTACGGAAGAACGATGACGCTTGAGTGGAACAACATGTTTGAGTTTTATAAAACCTTGATTAAACGAATTTATCAAGATCCAGTCCGTTCGGATTTGCAAAAGCATTTTTCAAATGTGAAAAAAGTTGTCCTTCCTGATAATGTGGATAATTGGACAGAAGAACAGGTTATGGATGTTTTTCATGTGTTAGTAACCGAACGTATGCGGGGTGGAAAAACGGCCTATACGCGCAACTGGATCTGGTCGCGGCTGTCCGACGGCAAAGGCAACCGCAGTCCCCGGTATCTGCTTCAGCTGTTCGATAAGGCTGTCCAGCTGGAACGCGAAGAACACGCGCGTAGTCCGCACGAGCGGTCGATCATTCGGTCGAAGTTGTTGATCGAGGCTTTTCATCAAATTTCCGGGGAAGCCGTCCAGGCGGTTACGGAAGAGTACGAAGAGTTGAAGCCGTTATTTGAAGCCTTGTACGGCAAGACGGCCCCTTTCGACTATCATTCCGTGCCGTCCGACGTGATGGATCCGGAAATTTTCGAAACCGCGGTCGAAGCCGGCGTGCTTATCGTTTACGAGCACGATGATCACGGACGGCCAACCCGCCTGACGGTTCCGGATCTGTATCTGAAAGGTTTGGGCATGTCGAGACGGGGGCAGGCGTGAGGCGACGTGGAAACGGCGAAATGGCTCTTTTTGCAGATGCGTCCGGCGCAATGGACGAAAAACGCGCTGGTGTTCGCCGCGCTCGTGTTTTCCGCCGACAAGGTCGGTCTGCAAGAAATCGTACGGTCGACGGCGGCGTTCGTGCTGTTTTCGCTGGTGTCGGGGTGCGTCTACATTCTGAACGATTTCGTCGACCGGGAGGCGGACCGGCTTCATCCGGAGAAACGCCACCGGCCGATGGCGTCCGGTCGTCTCCGCCCCGCGACGGCTCTTGCCTTCGGTGCGGCGGTGCTCGCGTTGTCGATCGCGGCAGCGTTTGCGGCGGATGCGGCGTTCGGCACGGTGCTGACGGTTTATTTCGCGCTAAACGTTGCGTATTCGCTGTGGTTGAAGCATGAGGTCATTCTGGACATCATGCTCGTGGCCGCCGGGTTCGTGCTGCGCGCACTCGGCGGTGTGCTGGCGATCGGGCTGCCGTTTACGCCGTGGTTTCTGTTTTGCGTGTTTGTGCTGTCGCTTTTGCTGGCGATCGGAAAACGGCGGCACGAATGGCTGCTTTTGCGCGGCGGCCGCGGCGAACACCGCAAGGTGCTTGAACGATATACGGAAACGTTGCTCGATCAATTGCTTGTCGTGGCGGCGACGGCGGCGATTCTTTCTTACGGGCTGTTTACGTTTTTGTCCGGCCGGTCAGTGCACCTGATGTGGACGGTGCCGATCGTCATCTACGGCGTGTTTCGGTATTTATATTTGGTGTACGCGCTCGGGGAAGGCGGCAAGCCGGAGGAACTCGTCTTCCAGGATCGCGGCATGGTGGCGGCGATGCTGTTGTTCGGCGTGACGGTCGTTGTGGTGCTGATCTGGTTTTGAGATGGGGAGGAGTTCGAGGTGTTGCGGGAAAAGGTGGGGGCGACCAGCGGCGGCGCGGCGCTCGTGATCGCGGCAGCGCTGGCGGTGGCGCTGGCGGCGGGGTGGCTTTCGCTTTTGTTTGCGCTGCCGCTTGATGCGTGGCCGCTGGGCGGGTTGACGGCCGTTTTGACGGCGACGGCGGCGTGGGCGCTGCGTCGAACCGGCGTCCGGGTATCGGCGGCGTCGGCGGTGTCGGCGTCGGTGGTTCTTGCCGGTTCGGTCGTTGCGGCGGTGTTCGTGATGGACACCTCTTACGACGGACAGGTGTACCATATGCTGGCCGTCGACGCTCTGCTTCGCGGCTGGAATCCGCTGTACCATCCGGAGTACCCGGATTCGGTGTGGGTGGAACATTATCCGAAAGGTTCCTGGCTCATCGCCGCCTACATCTGTGCTTTCGTCCCGACGATCGAGGCGGGCAAAGCGATTAATCTCTCGGCGGCGGCCGGCGCTTTTTTTGCGTCTCACGCGTTGGCGGCGCAATGGCTGGCAAGACGGGAGTCCGGAAAACGGGGGGGCACGCAACTCGGCGGCGTCGGTCGGTCGGCGCCGCGGGCGACGCGGGCGGCGGCGTTCGTCGTTGCGTTCGCGGCGGCTGCCAATCCGGTGGCGGCGGCGCAGCTGTTCACCTATTACAACGACGGTTTGCTCGGCAGTCTGTTGCTCATGTACGCGGCGTCGCTGGCGCGTTTTTCGGTCGCACGGGACCGCGGAGCACTGGCGACGGCGATGTTCGCGGCGATCGTGCTGGTCAACGTGAAGTTTACGGCATTGGTCTATGCCGCGTTGTTCGGCGCGGCGTTCGCGGTGTATGAAGGATGGAGGGCGTGGTCGCGCGGGCGTACCGCCGACTGGCTGAAGGCCGTCGGCGCCTTGGCGGCGGCCGGTGTCGTCGGTGCGGCGGTGCTCGGGTTCAATCCGTACGTAACGAATGCGGTGCGCAAAGGGCATCCGTTTTATCCTGTAGAAGGTAAAGGAAAAATCGATATTGTAACAGCTAACATGCCTGAGGATTTCGTTGGGCGGTCGAAATGGGACAAGTTTTATCTGTCGCTGACGGGGAGGCCGGGCAGTCCGATTGGCCCGGCGTCGTCCGAGCGGCGCTCGTCGTTCTGGGACGTGCGGCCGGACGAGTTTCGCAAGCTCGATCCGGATACCCGTGTGGCCGGGTTCGGGCCGTACATGCACTGGCTGCTGCTCGGCGCGGCGCTCGCGGTGCTGACGATGCTGGCGACGGACGTCCGGGTCGGCCTCGGCGTTTTGCTGCTGGCGGCGGTGCCGGCGGCGACGGTCGCTGTCAATCCGGAAAACTGGTGGGCACGATATGTGCCGCAGCTTTGGTGGCTTCCCGCCTTGGCGGCGGCCGGCGGATGGATGGCGCGGTCGCGTCTGGCGGCTGCACCCCGCGCGGCGGCATTGTGCCTGGCGGCACTCTTGTTGTGGAATGCGGGCGGTTCGGTCGCGGCAACGGTGGCGCGTCAGGTAAACAACAGCTTAAAACTCGATGAACAGCTGGACGCGCTGCGCCGAGAAAATACCGAATTGCGGCTGTTCCGCGAAGGGCTCGGTTTCGTGTCGGTCCCGCTCCGCCTGGAAGAGCGAGGTATCCGTTACATCGCTGTGGACAAGGCCGGCCTCTGCCCCGATCCGCAGAAAATCTTGTTTTCCACCGCCCGCTATTGCAAGGCGACGGACGGGACGTGATATAATTTTCAATATCTTGGGACATGACCGGCAGAGGGGAGCATGACCGGTGGGCGACGGACGGGCCGAAGACGTACGGAGGGAAGGCGTTTTGGAGCGTGTGCGGCGGCTGGTGTTGTCCGAACTGGAACCGTGGCCGGTCCGCGTCTGGTTGTTCGGTTCTTGGGCGCGCGGGCGACAGCGGCGTTCGTCGGACATCGACGTCGCGGTATGGCCGGTTCGGCCGTTGCCGGCCGACGTGTTGCCGAAACTCCGCGAACGGCTGGAAGAATCGGACGTTCCTTATCGCGTGGACGTCGTCGACCTGTCGGCGGTCGATCCGGTATTTCGCTCGGTCGTCGAGCGGGAGGGAATTTTGTGGAAGGATGGCGCAGACGGTTAGCGACAGCCGAAAAGGCGCTGGCGTCTCTGAAGGAGCTGGTCCGGGTCGAACGTCCCGACGCGGTGCTGAGGGACGCGGCCATCCAGCGTTTCGAGTATACGTTCGAAACGGTGTGGAAAACGGCCAAGAGCTGGTTGTTTGAAGAAGAAGGCGTCGACGTCGCTTCGCCGAAAAGTGTAATCCGTTCGTGCCGCGAAACGGGGCTGCTCGACGACGGAGACGCGGTCAGGGCGCTTCAGATGGCGGACGACCGGAATCTGACCGTTCATACGTACGACGAGAGATTGGCGGGCGAAATTTACGCCCGCCTGGGCGATTACGCCGCGCTGCTCGCGCGGTGGCTGGACGCGATGCGCCGGCGGTCGCCAGCGGGTGAGGGCGCGGACGGCGAAAGCCGGCCGGTCCGCGACGACGGCGGGACCCGTGCCGAAGACGCGGCCGGTGCAAGCGGCGCAAACGGGGGGGATGGCTGATGCTTCTCGGCGGCATCGAGGCGGGCGGCACGAAATTCGTGTGCGGCGTCGGGACGGAAGACGGCGAAATCGTGGAGCGCGTCCGGTTTCCGACGACGACGCCGGAAGAAACGTTGGAGCGCGTCGCCGCCTTTTTCGCGGACAAGCCGATCGAGGCGCTCGGCGTCGGCGCTTTCGGCCCGGTCGATCTTCGTGCGGACAGCCCGACGTACGGACAAGTGACAACCACGCCGAAGCCGCATTGGAGCGGGTTCGATCTGCTCGGCGGACTGTCCCGTCGGCTGCGGGTGCCGGTCGGGTTCGACACGGACGTCGGCGCGGCGGCGCTCGGCGAGGCGACGTGGGGGGCGGCGCAAGGGTTGCGCGATTTTGTCTACATGACGGTCGGCACCGGCGTCGGCGCGGGCGTCGTCGTCGAAGGGCGTCTCGTACGCGGGATGCTGCATCCGGAGGTCGGCCACATGCCGATCAGGCGACATCCCGACGATCGGTTTGCGGGCTGTTGCCCGTATCACGGCGACTGTCTGGAAGGGATGGCTTCCGGCCCGGCGATCGGGAAACGGTGGGGCTTACCGGCCGACGCCCTCGCCGATCGTCCGGAAGTGTGGGAGCTGGAAGCGTATTATCTCGCGCAGGCGTGCGTCACTCTTATTTATGTGCTGTCGCCGCAACGGATCGTGCTGGGCGGCGGCGTCATGAAGCAGAAGCAACTGTTTCCGGCCGTCCGGCGGCTCGTCGTCGAAACGCTGAACGGCTACGCGGCGGCCGAAATGTCGCGCGGCATCGACGCCTACATCGTGCCGCCTGCGCTCGGAGACAACGCGGGGCTGAAAGGAGCGCTGCTGCTGGCGCGGCGCGCGCTGGACGCCCGGCGCCGTTGAAGACGGACGGAGACATGAAGGCGCCGGCGTCGTATCGGTCGTGAAATGCCGTAAGGGGGATAGGGCGTGGAGAGCAATTTCATCCGCACGATTGTCGAAGAAGACGTACGGTCCGGCCGCGTCGGGGAAGTCGTGACGCGTTTTCCGCCGGAGCCGAACGGCTATCTGCATATCGGGCACGCCAAGTCGATCTGTCTCAATTTCGAGCTGGCCGACGAATTCGGCGGGCGGACGCATCTAAGGTTCGACGACACGAATCCGCTGACGGAAAGCGAGGAATTCGTCCGCGCGATCCAGGAAGACGTGCGCTGGCTCGGGTTCGAGTGGGAGCGGCTTTGTTTCGCGTCGGACTATTTTGAAGAAATGTACGAACGGGCCGAGCTGCTCATTCGCAAAGGCAAGGCGTACGTCTGCGATCTGAGCGCGGACGACATCCGGCGCACGCGCGGGACGCTGACCGAACCCGGCGTCGAGAGCCCGTACCGCAACCGGTCGGTCGAAGAAAACCTCGACCTGTTTCGCCGCATGCGCGCCGGAGAGTTTCCCGACGGTGCTCGGGTGCTGCGCGCCAAAATCGACATGAAGTCGCCGAACCTGAACTTGCGCGATCCCGTGCTGTACCGGATCGTGCACGCGCCACACCACCGGACGGGTGACCGCTGGTGCATTTACCCGACGTACGACTTCGCCCATCCGCTCAGCGACGCGATCGAAGGCGTGACGCATTCGATCTGCACGCTGGAGTTCGAGGATCATCGCCCGCTGTACGACTGGGTCATCCGCGAGTGCGAGATGGAGCACGTCTCCCGGCAGTACGAGTTTGCGCGGCTCAACATGACGAACACGGTGATGAGCAAGCGCAAGCTCAAAAAACTGGTCGAGTCCGGAACCGTCGACGGATGGGACGATCCGCGCATGCCGACGATCGGCGGGCTGCGCCGGCGCGGCTACACGCCGGAGGCGATCCGCGCGTTCTGTCGTGCGATCGGCGTCGCCAAGGCGAACAGCGTCGTCGACGCGCGCATGCTGGAACATTTTCTGCGCGAGGATCTGAAGCTGAAGGCGCCGCGCGCGATGGCCGTGCTTCGGCCGCTCAAGGTCGTGCTCGTCAACTGGCCGGAAGACCGCGTCGAGACGCTCGAAGCCGAGGTGAACGCGGAAAATCCGGACATGGGCACGCGCACGATCACGATTTCCCGTGAGCTTTACATCGAGCGCGACGACTTCACGGAGACGCCGCCGAAAGGATATTACCGGCTTTATCCCGGCAACGAGGTGCGGCTGAAGCACGCCTACATCGTCCGCTGCGAGGAAGTCGTCCGGGACGAAAACGGGGAGATCGCGGAAATACGCTGCTCGTTCGATCCCGAATCCAAAAGCGGTTCCGGCGCGGCGCGCAAAGTGAAGGGGACGATTCACTGGGTCGACGCGCGTTCGGCGGTGCCCGTCGAATTCCGGCTGTACGAGCCGCTCATCCTCGACGAAAACGCCGCTAGTGCCGGAGTGACCGCCAACGGTTCGGCCGGCGCGGATGAAAACGAAGAAGACGCGTTTCTTGCCCGCGTCAACCCGCGGTCGCTCGAAGTGTTGCACGGCTTCGTCGATCCGGACGTCGCCGCGGCGAAGCCGTACGACCGGTTCCAGTTCATCCGCCAGGGCTATTTCGCGGTCGACCCGAAGCTGTCGCAGCCGGGCCGGCCGGTATTCAACCGGATCGTTGCGCTGAAAAGCTCGTACGATCCTTCCAAGGCCTGAGGAAGCACAAAAATAAAAAAGCGGGGAAAAGGCGGACTCTTCCGCTTTTTCCCGCTTCGGCGGTAAATTCAGCGGTGATGGTCCAGCGGAAGATAGAGCCAACCCCCTTTCAGGACCGCCACAGGAGTCAGGACGTCGAGAATTTTCGCTCCGA is a genomic window containing:
- a CDS encoding fructokinase; translation: MLLGGIEAGGTKFVCGVGTEDGEIVERVRFPTTTPEETLERVAAFFADKPIEALGVGAFGPVDLRADSPTYGQVTTTPKPHWSGFDLLGGLSRRLRVPVGFDTDVGAAALGEATWGAAQGLRDFVYMTVGTGVGAGVVVEGRLVRGMLHPEVGHMPIRRHPDDRFAGCCPYHGDCLEGMASGPAIGKRWGLPADALADRPEVWELEAYYLAQACVTLIYVLSPQRIVLGGGVMKQKQLFPAVRRLVVETLNGYAAAEMSRGIDAYIVPPALGDNAGLKGALLLARRALDARRR
- a CDS encoding glutamine--tRNA ligase (catalyzes a two-step reaction, first charging a glutamine molecule by linking its carboxyl group to the alpha-phosphate of ATP, followed by transfer of the aminoacyl-adenylate to its tRNA), with the protein product MESNFIRTIVEEDVRSGRVGEVVTRFPPEPNGYLHIGHAKSICLNFELADEFGGRTHLRFDDTNPLTESEEFVRAIQEDVRWLGFEWERLCFASDYFEEMYERAELLIRKGKAYVCDLSADDIRRTRGTLTEPGVESPYRNRSVEENLDLFRRMRAGEFPDGARVLRAKIDMKSPNLNLRDPVLYRIVHAPHHRTGDRWCIYPTYDFAHPLSDAIEGVTHSICTLEFEDHRPLYDWVIRECEMEHVSRQYEFARLNMTNTVMSKRKLKKLVESGTVDGWDDPRMPTIGGLRRRGYTPEAIRAFCRAIGVAKANSVVDARMLEHFLREDLKLKAPRAMAVLRPLKVVLVNWPEDRVETLEAEVNAENPDMGTRTITISRELYIERDDFTETPPKGYYRLYPGNEVRLKHAYIVRCEEVVRDENGEIAEIRCSFDPESKSGSGAARKVKGTIHWVDARSAVPVEFRLYEPLILDENAASAGVTANGSAGADENEEDAFLARVNPRSLEVLHGFVDPDVAAAKPYDRFQFIRQGYFAVDPKLSQPGRPVFNRIVALKSSYDPSKA